One region of Chryseobacterium muglaense genomic DNA includes:
- a CDS encoding DUF695 domain-containing protein encodes MGIFNKLFGKNEENKETQIKTYQDFWDWFVTKEKDFYDAVKSPQNIENNFFDVIAPKLKEINGGFYFLAGMSDDSVAELILTVEGDIKNIVFAEEIIEAAPNLSHWKFTALKPEMNLTSGIEMDGKKFSSENIFFYENEIEGYPDEIDITFVYENLNEETKDATITGVCVFLDNFLGELNFATQIDTFNVIGKENASKELVPVTKLKDFLSWREREFTEKYKNVKNFDEEDQFSVFEATLKNGSPLIAAINTSLLNYDSKASYPWISILKVQYNGGNNNGLPEKEDYEKLSNIEEQIIEELKIEDGNLYIGRENADNLKESYFASKDFRKPSKVLKKVIDDHPEYKMTLEIYKDKYWQSFERYNVNQN; translated from the coding sequence TCGGTAAAAATGAAGAGAATAAAGAAACTCAAATTAAAACCTATCAAGACTTTTGGGATTGGTTTGTCACCAAAGAAAAAGATTTTTATGATGCTGTAAAAAGCCCGCAAAATATAGAAAATAACTTTTTTGATGTCATTGCCCCGAAATTAAAGGAAATCAATGGTGGATTTTATTTTCTAGCAGGGATGAGTGATGATTCTGTTGCAGAATTGATTCTTACCGTGGAAGGGGATATTAAAAATATCGTTTTTGCTGAAGAGATTATTGAAGCTGCTCCAAATCTAAGTCATTGGAAATTTACTGCTCTAAAACCAGAAATGAATCTCACAAGCGGAATCGAAATGGATGGTAAAAAGTTTTCAAGCGAAAATATTTTCTTCTACGAAAACGAAATTGAAGGCTATCCTGACGAAATTGATATCACTTTTGTTTATGAAAACCTAAATGAAGAGACCAAAGATGCCACGATAACCGGAGTTTGTGTGTTTCTCGATAATTTTTTAGGAGAACTGAATTTTGCCACCCAAATTGATACTTTTAATGTAATTGGTAAAGAGAATGCTTCAAAAGAATTGGTCCCCGTTACAAAACTGAAAGACTTTTTATCGTGGCGCGAAAGAGAGTTTACGGAGAAATATAAAAATGTAAAAAACTTTGATGAAGAAGACCAATTTTCTGTTTTTGAAGCAACTTTAAAAAATGGCTCGCCTCTTATTGCGGCAATTAATACTTCATTGTTAAACTATGATTCTAAAGCTTCTTATCCTTGGATTTCTATTTTGAAAGTTCAGTATAACGGTGGAAATAATAATGGACTTCCGGAAAAAGAAGATTACGAAAAATTAAGTAATATTGAAGAGCAGATTATTGAAGAATTGAAAATAGAAGACGGAAATTTATATATTGGCAGAGAAAATGCAGATAACCTGAAAGAGAGTTATTTTGCAAGTAAGGATTTCAGGAAACCTTCAAAAGTTTTAAAAAAAGTAATCGACGACCATCCAGAATATAAAATGACACTAGAAATTTATAAAGACAAATATTGGCAGAGTTTTGAACGCTATAATGTAAATCAAAATTAA